The Achromobacter spanius genome includes the window CGGCGGGCGGCCGCTACCTGAGCCGGTCGCTTGCCGAAAGCATCGTATTCGAGCGGCACGGCGATATCAGCGGCCTGCCTCATCTGTTGTTGTCCGATCGGGAGCTGTCCGTATTCCGGTATCTGGCCTCAGGCATGAGTAATTCGGATATTGCGCGGCTACTGTGCCTGAGCATCAAGACCGTCAGTACCTACAAGGGCAGAGTCCTGGTGAAGATGCAGTTGCGCAACCAGGCCGACCTGGTGCGCTACGCCATCAAGCACGACTTGTTTGACGACGAGGACAGCCCAGGCAAATGATGCCCGGCTCCGCGCACGGCGTATTCGCCCAAACAGGCTTGCCCGTAGGAATACGCCTACAGCTGTAGTCTGTTTCCCCTGAAAACTGGCGGGCTGCGCTGATAGTGCAAGCGGGTTTGATGATGCAGACTGGCGGTGGAGTGTGCCAGATGGCCCGTGAAACCTCCATTTTTCACCCGGCGGCCATCTTCACCTGACGTGAGGCGCAGCCATGGATGCTTCCCTTATCCCTTCCCTTGTCCCCTACCCAGGCAACGGATCCCGGGGGGCCGCGCGGCGCGGCACCGGCATCCACGATGGACCGGTGCGGCTGCCGGCCGATTGCGACTTCTGCGGCATGGCGCGCATCTGCCAGCCAGGCCGCAACAATCACGTCCAACCTATCCACGATACGGCGCGCAACTGGCGCCTGGTCCACCGTGGTGAATCCGTTTACCGGGCCGGCGACTCCTTGTTGAATCTGTATTACCTGCGCGCCGGGTCGATGAAGATCCGCGTCACCAACCCATCCGGTTCCGAGCAGATCGTGGCGTTTCCGATTGCCGGCGCGCTCTTGGGGCTGGATGCCATCGCCACGGGCGCGCACGAGTGCGATGCCATCGCGTTGGAAGATTCGCTGGTCTGCGTGCTGCCCTTTGACGAGCTGATGTCTAATTGCCTGCACGACTCGGTGGCCTCCCGCGAATTCAACAAGCTGATCGCCCAAGAGGTCAATCAGTTCCGGCGCCTGTTGACGGCATTGGGCTGCATGTCGACCGAAGGCCGCATCGCGCGCTTTCTGGTGAACCTGTCCGAGCAGATGGCGGCCAATGGCTACTCCGCCCGCGAATTCACGCTGAAGATGACACGCGAAGACATCGCCAACCATCTGGGCATGACGATCGAAACGGTATGCAGAACCTTCGGGCGGATGCAAACGGCGTCGCTGCTGAGCGTCAGCAGGCGGAATCTGGAAATCCGCAACCTGGAAGCCTTGAGGAAAGTCGGTAGCGTGTAGCGCGGCGTAGCGTCGTTTGTCGTGTCCTACTACGCCCCGCCACGCCCTGGCTAATGCGAGAACAGCACCGGTACGGTCATGGCGGCCAGCAGCGAACGGGTTGCCCCGCCCAGCACCCATTCATGCATGCGGCTGTGCCCGTAGGCCCCCATGACGATCAGGTCCGCGTTGAAATCCGCCGCCGCGCTCAGGATCGCGTCGCCGATGACGGTGTCGTCCATGTTCCTGGATTCTTGCTCGGGCTGCGGAAAACCATGGCAGGCGCAATAGGCAGCCAAGTCTTCGAAGGGCACGCCGGCCTCAGGCTTGGCGTCCGCATCCGGGGTGCCGACCAGCACGCGCAGCGCTCGGGCGTTGCGCAGCAGCGGCGCGGCATCGGCGATGGCGCGGGCGGCTTCCCTGCCCCGGTCCCAGCAGTACAGGACGCGCGTGCCGATGGTGGGAAACGTGCCTGCCGTGGGCAGCACGATCACCGGCCGGCCGGCGGTCAACAAGGTTTGCTCCACAAAATTGTTGCCCGTTGCGGCATACAGGTCGTAGGCGTTTTGCTGGCTGATGATCAGTACATCCGAACACCGCGCATGCCGCGCCGCGCATTCAGCGGGCGCGTCGTCCCCTTGCCGCCACGACACGGCCACGCCCGCGGCCAGCGCGGCTTGGGTGAACGCGGCCTGGACCGCCGCGCGGCCCCGGGTGTTCATTTCGCGGGCCATGTCTATGGACCGCACCCATAGCCCGGCGGCGTCGTAGAAATACCCCGGCAGCATGTAGCTGGCGAAGATGCCGGTCAGATGGGCGTCATGCGCCTTGGCCAGGCTCAGGCCCAGGTCGATGCGGCGGGCGCAGTCGACCCCATTGTCCAGATGAACCGCGATACGGCTGAACATGGTTACTCACCTTGTTGCCAATCGGCGGCCACCCGCCTCCTTGAACCATGCTGAGCCGTCCTGGACTTTCGATATTGACCTTTATCAACGGAAAATCGGGGACGAAATTCCAGAATCCGCGTTGCCGGTCATGCCACAACCGGGGGGTCTTTAACCGAGCCTGATCGCCAAGGCCGCCAGCGTCAACGCCAGCACCGGCAGCGTCAGCACAATGCCTACCTTGAAGTAGTAGCCCCAAAAGATCCGCGTGCCCTTGCGTTCCAGTACGTGCAGCCACAGCAAGGTAGCCAGACTGCCGATCGGCGTGATCTTCGGCCCCAGATCGCTGCCGATGACGTTGGCGTAGATCATCGCTTCCTTCACCGCGCCGCTTGCCTGGCTGGCATCGATGGATAGCGCGCCGACCAGCACCGTGGGCATGTTGTTCATGATGGACGACAGCAGCGCGGCCATGAACCCGGCGCCAAAGGTCGCAGTCCAGATGCCCTGCTCCGCGAACCGGCTCAGCAAATCCGCCAGATATTGGGTCAGCCCGGCATTGCGCAAGCCATACACCACCAGGTACATGCCCAACGAGAAAACCACGATCTGCCACGGCGCTTCGCGGATCACTTTGCGCGTGCTGATCTTGTGGCCACGGCCGGCCACCAGCAGCAAGATCGCTGCGCCCACGGCTGCCACCACGCTGACCGGCACGCCCAGCGGTTCCAGCCCAAAGAAACCACTCAGCAGCAGCGCAAGCACCGCCCAACCCGACCGGAACGTATTCAGGTCGCGGATGGCCGCGGCGGGCGGCTTCAGTTGGCTTTGGTCATACCGCTGCGGAATGCTCTTTCTGAAGTACAGG containing:
- a CDS encoding helix-turn-helix domain-containing protein; translation: MDASLIPSLVPYPGNGSRGAARRGTGIHDGPVRLPADCDFCGMARICQPGRNNHVQPIHDTARNWRLVHRGESVYRAGDSLLNLYYLRAGSMKIRVTNPSGSEQIVAFPIAGALLGLDAIATGAHECDAIALEDSLVCVLPFDELMSNCLHDSVASREFNKLIAQEVNQFRRLLTALGCMSTEGRIARFLVNLSEQMAANGYSAREFTLKMTREDIANHLGMTIETVCRTFGRMQTASLLSVSRRNLEIRNLEALRKVGSV
- a CDS encoding universal stress protein; the encoded protein is MFSRIAVHLDNGVDCARRIDLGLSLAKAHDAHLTGIFASYMLPGYFYDAAGLWVRSIDMAREMNTRGRAAVQAAFTQAALAAGVAVSWRQGDDAPAECAARHARCSDVLIISQQNAYDLYAATGNNFVEQTLLTAGRPVIVLPTAGTFPTIGTRVLYCWDRGREAARAIADAAPLLRNARALRVLVGTPDADAKPEAGVPFEDLAAYCACHGFPQPEQESRNMDDTVIGDAILSAAADFNADLIVMGAYGHSRMHEWVLGGATRSLLAAMTVPVLFSH
- a CDS encoding arsenic transporter gives rise to the protein MFAAITIFILTLILVIWQPRGLGIGWSASLGAVLALAVGVVQVSDIPVVWNIVWNATATFIAVIIISLLLDEAGFFEWAALHVARWGRGNGRALFALIVLLGAAVAALFANDGAALILTPIVMAMLLALGFTPGATLAFVMAAGFIADAASLPLIVSNLVNIVSADFFDIGFNRYAAVMAPVNVVAVLASLAVLYLYFRKSIPQRYDQSQLKPPAAAIRDLNTFRSGWAVLALLLSGFFGLEPLGVPVSVVAAVGAAILLLVAGRGHKISTRKVIREAPWQIVVFSLGMYLVVYGLRNAGLTQYLADLLSRFAEQGIWTATFGAGFMAALLSSIMNNMPTVLVGALSIDASQASGAVKEAMIYANVIGSDLGPKITPIGSLATLLWLHVLERKGTRIFWGYYFKVGIVLTLPVLALTLAALAIRLG